A genomic region of Amphiura filiformis chromosome 6, Afil_fr2py, whole genome shotgun sequence contains the following coding sequences:
- the LOC140154433 gene encoding LOW QUALITY PROTEIN: uncharacterized protein (The sequence of the model RefSeq protein was modified relative to this genomic sequence to represent the inferred CDS: deleted 1 base in 1 codon; substituted 1 base at 1 genomic stop codon), translating into MYVYLVDKPRRFSLRPNVSSDGLQWKEYHNITLIDGSVPIIGNHEASITGLEPAIWFKVLLTDSVCIDIANECVYWSTCSRTACTQRIMSCQPFARCNHTHECLLNEEFFLPDVDLKRGLEIATRILNEKQESQQDLLHLLHVYILPIIRLHADDKDRVSIALQQQKEVLNKLDNKLDNMTKQRGEIKDTMRAWRGDICSKLCTDADIAGCNKDFLKVLCQHLEDDLRHAYIRLDLCQQEVDLAKKKVELKEGSNYITQLCQARLARNEVAEYIQKALYVIEEVSLMHNEVRRPPSVQMSEMQAGYIECNKIWADHTKELRELQKRKVCATSVREALVSTKSELEHAKETLGIDLISSGTAKATDVLDPLEGLPKEWEQLQTHVNEALEREEHLRDPHREFCHYLQRSCVEEIEDAKMNHRARGLSLNQTSKLLREHRIKPKTEAMRSLRASIKERKPATHFQGMTKMLLKETNDHFTKMVHLMVRDFSVPSNCSARLWTCYERCIFPEISPDIMKVYKEAYKIEMRQLRSYLPSVSITDLGLDDEWILNILGLFAPNGLTQGFAPDEPGSHRNSYDDDQNLSAGDGESVGSIECTADCSDSKSAEESLNYKESNSETQQHIATVDILSDSKSAEESSNCKESNTETQQHIATVDILSDSKSTEKSSNCEESNSETQQHITTVDILSDSKSAEESSNCDESNTETQQHITTVDILSDMINHNPHTIKTDADKQELSEQVKASLDKFEQLRIMNYDKEDKSDFESSIRSEPSPSIVRRRKGEKTWQXTWDARRRTKVVGTMWVMPPARSKSFTAPERPKVQEDTAASLPSMLEAEVHMSSIIGPTSIPIDIPAQRVSDATTVADSGICCESPPSSQRNSTENTNNSRHKHDESINTCDISVVVTPATESTSEELTEDQLAKRRSDPYVAAFLERFRTAYYCFRVVLQESVPTAKFQWLCKCLKEVNDVAEKQAQLIFCGKRRLLCGDDLLTTLILFVLHGEPDEMVQAYPQLKFMEDYLPEFLDKGQFGFSVYQFLFAFQYILDKHEAMKRMNEECKGT; encoded by the exons GTGCTACTGACAGACTCTGTGTGCATTGACATCGCAAACGAGTGTGTGTATTGGTCTACCTGTAGTCGGACAGCGTGCACACAACGCATCATGAGTTGTCAACCGTTTGCACGCTGTAATCACACACATGAGT GTTTACTAAATGAGGAGTTCTTTCTACCTGATGTTGACCTGAAGCGAGGACTTGAGATAGCTACAAGGATCTTGAATGAAAAACAAGAATCACAGCAGGATCTTCTCCATCTTCTTCATGTCTACATTCTCCCAATCATCCGTCTCCATGCCGACGATAAAGACAGGGTGTCCATTGCATTGCAacaacag AAAGAAGTACTGAACAAATTGGACAATAAATTGGACAATATGACCAAACAGCGTGGAGAGATCAAGGACACCATGAGGGCGTGGAGGGGGGATATATGTAGTAAATTATGTACG GATGCAGATATAGCTGGATGTAACAAAGATTTCCTGAAGGTACTATGTCAACATTTAGAGGATGACTTACGGCATGCATATATACGG CTGGACCTGTGCCAACAAGAAGTTGATTTAGCCAAGAAGAAAGTAGAACTGAAAGAAGGCAGTAATTACATCACACAATTATGTCA AGCTCGTCTAGCAAGAAATGAGGTGGCAGAATATATCCAAAAAGCATTATATGTGATAGAAGAGGTATCACTCATGCACAATGAAGTCAGAAGACCACCGTCAGTTCAG ATGTCTGAGATGCAAGCTGGATATATCGAGTGTAACAAGATATGGGCGGACCACACCAAAGAATTGAGAGAACTACAGAAAAGAAAG GTTTGCGCTACCAGTGTGCGGGAAGCACTAGTGAGTACCAAATCAGAGCTGGAACATGCCAAAGAAACATTAGGCATTGACCTAATATCAAGTGGTACAGCCAAAGCTACAGATG TTTTAGATCCACTTGAAGGTCTTCCCAAGGAGTGGGAGCAACTGCAGACACATGTCAATGAG GCTCTTGAGAGAGAAGAACATCTGCGAGATCCTCACCGAGAATTCTGTCATTACTTGCAAAGGTCTTGTGTAGAGGAGATAGAAGATGCCAAGATGAATCATAGGGCACGAGGACTTTCATTAAATCAG ACCAGTAAGTTGCTGCGAGAACACCGAATAAAACCCAAAACAGAGGCAATGCGATCACTAAGAGCTAGCATCAAGGAACGTAAACCAGCCACACACTTCCAAGGAATGACAAAGATGTTACTGAAAGAAACAAACGACCATTTCacaaag ATGGTGCATTTGATGGTGAGAGATTTTAGCGTCCCATCCAACTGTTCAGCCAGATTATGGACTTGTTACGAGAGGTGCATCTTCCCAGAAATTAGCCCGGACATCATGAAAGTCTACAAG GAAGCATACAAGATTGAAATGAGGCAGCTGAGATCCTATCTACCTTCAGTCTCTATCACAGACCTTGGCTTGGACGATGAGTGGATCCTTAACATCTTAGGTCTATTTGCACCAAATGGTCTCACGCAAGGATTTGCACCAGATGAACCAGGTTCCCATAGAAACAGTTATGATGATGATCAGAATCTTTCAGCAGGTGATGGTGAATCTGTAGGAAGCATAGAATGCACAGCTGATTGTTCAGATTCCAAATCTGCAGAAGAAAGCTTAAATTACAAAGAATCAAACTCAGAAACTCAGCAACATATAGCTACTGTTGATATACTGTCAGATTCCAAATCTGCAGAAGAAAGTTCAAATTGCAAAGAATCAAACACAGAAACTCAGCAACATATAGCTACTGTTGATATACTGTCAGATTCCAAATCTACAGAAAAAAGCTCAAATTGTGAAGAATCAAACTCAGAAACTCAGCAACATATAACTACTGTTGATATACTGTCAGATTCCAAATCTGCAGAAGAAAGTTCAAATTGCGATGAATCAAACACAGAAACTCAGCAACATATAACTACTGTTGATATACTGTCAGATATGATCAATCATAATCCACATACGATTAAAACTGATGCAGATAAGCAAGAACTTTCTGAGCAGGTAAAAGCGAGCTTGGATAAATTTGAGCAGCTCCGAATTATGAACTATGACAAAGAGGACAAATCTGACTTTGAATCGAGCATAAGATCTGAACCATCCCCATCCATTGTACGCAGGAGAAAAGGGGAAAAAACATGGCAGTG AACATGGGATGCGAGAAGACGCACAAAGGTAGTTGGAACTATGTGGGTCATGCCACCTGCAAGATCCAAATCTTTCACAGCACCAGAAAGACCAAAAGTTCAGGAAGATACAGCTGCTTCGCTACCTTCCATGTTGGAAGCTGAAGTACACATGTCAAGCATTATTGGGCCGACATCAATTCCAATAGACATTCCAGCTCAGAGGGTGTCGGATGCAACAACGGTAGCTGATTCAGGTATTTGTTGTGAAAGTCCCCCCAGTTCACAAAGAAACTCAACAGAAAACACTAACAATAGTAGGCATAAACATGATGAGAGCATTAACACATGCGATATATCTGTTGTGGTTACACCAGCGACGGAATCAACTAGCGAAGAGCTTACAGAAGATCAACTTGCAAAACGTCGTAGTGACCCTTATGTTGCAGCGTTTCTTGAGAGGTTCCGCACAGCGTACTATTGTTTCCGTGTGGTGCTGCAGGAGTCTGTACCTACTGCTAAATTCCAGTGGCTTTGCAAGTGTTTGAAGGAAGTTAATGATGTTGCTGAGAAACAAGCACAACTAATCTTCT GTGGCAAGAGAAGACTGCTTTGTGGAGATGACTTATTGACCACCCTGATACTCTTTGTTCTTCATGGTGAGCCTGATGAGATGGTCCAGGCCTACCCTCAGTTGAAATTCATGGAGGACTATCTACCAGAATTCCTGGACAAAGGACAGTTTGGATTCAGCGTGTATCAGTTCCTGTTTGCATTTCAATATATATTGGATAAGCATGAAGCAATGAAGAGAATGAATGAGGAGTGCAAGGGTACATGA